From Chryseobacterium sp. IHB B 17019, one genomic window encodes:
- a CDS encoding sensor histidine kinase, with the protein MNNKFIPIISVFMTISLIVFVTLQFYWLKSYYGALEQDFSSKVYSALENTAKNMAEIEVDKYLNEDFKDFRKNVIANSKQPSLTTIQQVKDSGTQRQIIYSKNIIEKTQLPISQKGDSIKLTTLYTDEAAYKIKRDTTSREILTADINQDIENGDFSMKEYAKVYGNNLPITKRVNPKVLDSVISKELRIRGISAKFGYGITDKANKLTGVVNKAYKEKSDSNTYTYPLFTDQKERTLYSLALVFPKKEYSLAMNNWPMLLGTFLSLLTILGIYIISINYMMKQKKLAEVKTDFINNMSHEFKTPLATISVATDSLANDKIATNPDKVKYYSELIKQENLRMKKQVENVLNMSKLERNEVRLFLKDANVRELIRRTTESFNLIVQQRNGTLTQEFNATNYIFKIDEFHISNMLVNLLDNANKYSPEAPEISIKTRNEGHWYVIEVSDKGMGMETHNKTKIFEKFFREETGNIHNVKGQGLGLSYVKKIVELHKGQIIVDSNKGNGSTFTIKLPMT; encoded by the coding sequence TGAATAATAAATTCATCCCAATAATTTCGGTGTTTATGACGATCTCACTGATTGTCTTCGTCACGCTCCAGTTTTATTGGCTGAAAAGTTATTATGGTGCATTAGAGCAGGATTTTTCTTCCAAAGTATATTCTGCATTGGAAAATACAGCTAAAAACATGGCTGAAATTGAAGTTGATAAATATTTAAATGAGGATTTTAAAGATTTCAGGAAAAACGTAATTGCCAATAGTAAACAACCTTCTTTAACGACTATTCAGCAGGTAAAAGATTCCGGTACTCAGAGACAGATTATCTATTCAAAAAATATCATTGAAAAAACACAGCTTCCGATTTCCCAGAAAGGAGATTCGATAAAGCTGACCACTTTATATACGGACGAAGCGGCATATAAAATAAAGAGGGACACAACAAGTCGTGAAATCCTTACAGCAGACATCAATCAAGATATTGAGAATGGTGATTTTTCTATGAAAGAATATGCAAAAGTTTACGGAAATAACCTTCCTATTACAAAAAGAGTAAATCCAAAAGTTTTGGACTCTGTTATTTCTAAAGAATTGAGAATCAGAGGTATTTCTGCAAAATTCGGTTATGGCATTACAGATAAGGCTAATAAACTGACCGGCGTGGTCAATAAAGCCTACAAAGAAAAAAGCGACAGCAACACTTATACTTATCCTCTTTTTACAGACCAAAAAGAAAGAACATTATACAGTCTTGCTTTGGTTTTCCCCAAAAAGGAATATTCTTTGGCGATGAACAACTGGCCGATGCTTTTAGGAACTTTCCTTTCGCTTCTTACGATTTTGGGAATTTATATTATTTCCATTAATTATATGATGAAACAGAAAAAGCTCGCAGAAGTAAAAACGGATTTCATTAATAATATGTCTCATGAGTTTAAAACTCCACTGGCAACAATATCCGTCGCAACAGATTCTCTGGCGAATGATAAAATTGCAACGAATCCTGATAAGGTAAAATACTATTCTGAGCTGATCAAGCAGGAAAATTTAAGGATGAAAAAACAGGTGGAAAACGTCCTGAATATGTCGAAGCTTGAAAGAAATGAGGTAAGATTATTCTTAAAAGATGCCAATGTAAGAGAACTAATCCGAAGAACAACAGAATCTTTTAATCTGATTGTCCAACAGAGAAACGGAACCCTTACTCAGGAATTCAACGCAACAAATTATATTTTTAAAATTGACGAATTCCATATTTCCAATATGCTGGTGAATCTTCTGGACAATGCCAATAAATATTCTCCCGAAGCACCGGAGATCAGCATAAAAACCCGAAACGAAGGCCATTGGTACGTGATCGAAGTTTCTGATAAAGGAATGGGAATGGAAACCCACAACAAAACGAAAATTTTCGAAAAATTCTTCAGGGAAGAAACAGGAAATATTCACAATGTAAAAGGACAAGGTTTGGGACTTTCCTACGTTAAAAAAATTGTAGAGCTGCATAAAGGCCAGATCATTGTAGACTCCAACAAAGGGAATGGAAGTACGTTTACAATTAAACTGCCAATGACCTAA
- a CDS encoding response regulator transcription factor: MSNRILLVEDDQSFGAVLKDYLTINNFEVTLATDGEQGLKEFTENEFDICIFDVMMPKKDGFSLAEDVKKIDKNTPIIFLTARNMREDILKGYQLGADDYITKPFDTELLLYKIKAILQRSSTLENEEQEQFKISNIFFDSMLRQLRVGDNEYKLSPKENELLKLLCIHRNDFMPRDLALRKIWKKENYFTARSMDVYIAKLRKLLKDDEGLEIINVHGEGFRLLVKN; encoded by the coding sequence ATGAGCAACAGAATATTATTAGTAGAAGACGACCAGAGTTTCGGGGCAGTGTTGAAGGATTATTTAACGATAAATAATTTCGAAGTTACTCTTGCCACAGATGGAGAACAGGGATTAAAAGAATTTACCGAAAACGAATTCGATATCTGCATTTTTGACGTAATGATGCCTAAGAAAGACGGATTTTCCTTAGCCGAAGACGTAAAAAAAATTGACAAAAACACACCTATCATTTTCTTGACTGCAAGAAATATGAGAGAAGATATTTTAAAAGGCTATCAGCTGGGAGCGGATGATTACATCACAAAACCATTTGATACTGAGTTACTTTTATATAAAATCAAAGCTATTCTTCAAAGAAGTTCTACGCTGGAAAATGAAGAGCAGGAACAATTCAAGATCAGTAATATTTTCTTCGATTCTATGCTGAGACAATTAAGAGTTGGTGATAATGAGTACAAGCTTTCTCCAAAAGAAAATGAATTATTAAAGCTGCTTTGTATCCACAGAAACGACTTCATGCCGAGAGATTTGGCTTTAAGAAAAATCTGGAAGAAAGAAAACTACTTCACCGCAAGAAGTATGGACGTTTACATCGCAAAACTTCGTAAACTGTTAAAAGACGACGAAGGATTGGAAATCATCAATGTTCATGGCGAAGGATTCAGACTTTTAGTTAAGAATTAA
- a CDS encoding TonB-dependent receptor domain-containing protein, whose protein sequence is MKLYISKVILGLFLLFTQFIFAQNLSKNQFTVKGNCDMCKERIENTAKKAGAKEARYSIDSQILTLETDSNISTDDILKKVAEAGHDNEKFKASDANYEALPGCCHYNRDLQPKTAENHEHHSKKENEFYVKGNCESCKTRIEKAAKDAGADSAEWNAEKQMVTLNFNPAKTSSDKILKKIADVGHDNEKYKSSDNTYKNLPSCCLYDREIPFGEANPKVHFEENEIGKGDEHSVHSNHEASNNDPQTNDEKSIAGVTLTGTKGSTVLSKKEAGLVFNIDKKELLKAACCNLSESFETNATVDVSFSNAVTGTKQLKMLGLDQKYTSLTKELLPEIRGLASAYGLNFIPGRWIESIQLTKGGSTVTNGYESITGQINTELLKHADTPETSLNLFSDFNGRAEANFTNVAPINEHWSQTFLLHGNGTFGDTDMNDDGFLDRPKGTQLNAAYLLNYNDLDHSGLGSHFGINFIKDERTSGQIGFDKKIPQDKQSLYGVGIDISRFQVWNKTGYVFKGKPYQSLGWMNQYTYHQQDSFFGLRNYSGKQHTYYSNLIFESILGNTNHKYKAGASFMYDGYEETYLTNNFKRNEIVPGAFAEYTLTGLKYTLVAGARVDFHNLAGTQFTPRMNFKYDITPQTILRLSAGRGFRTANVFAESQQYFASNRSIQILQNGGNIYGLKPEIAWNYGASLQQEFKLFGRKSTIVADFFRTDFQDQVLVDLDKSPQQLTFYNLEGKSFANSFQTQLDFTPFKNFDVRLAYKYYDVQADYLDGRREVPFMAKNRGFVNLAYSTNKSEKGAFWSFDTTLNWVGKQRLPNTSTNPAEFQLPMYSESYAVLNAQISRNFNKKIRAYLGGENLTSYYQKNAIVDFKNPFGNYFDGGMVYAPIMKANLYVGLDVTF, encoded by the coding sequence ATGAAATTATATATTTCCAAGGTTATTCTTGGACTATTCCTATTATTCACACAATTTATATTTGCTCAAAATCTTTCTAAAAACCAGTTCACCGTAAAAGGAAACTGCGATATGTGCAAGGAAAGAATCGAAAACACTGCCAAAAAAGCAGGTGCAAAAGAAGCAAGATATTCTATCGATTCACAGATTCTAACTTTAGAAACAGATAGTAATATTTCTACCGATGACATCTTAAAGAAAGTTGCTGAAGCAGGCCATGACAATGAAAAATTCAAGGCTTCTGATGCTAATTATGAAGCGCTGCCGGGATGTTGTCACTACAACAGAGATCTGCAGCCAAAAACAGCAGAAAACCATGAGCATCATTCAAAAAAAGAGAATGAATTTTATGTAAAAGGAAACTGTGAATCCTGCAAAACCAGAATCGAGAAAGCAGCAAAAGATGCCGGAGCCGATTCAGCGGAATGGAATGCGGAAAAGCAGATGGTTACCTTGAATTTTAACCCTGCAAAAACCTCATCAGATAAAATTCTAAAGAAAATTGCAGATGTCGGTCACGACAACGAAAAGTATAAATCCAGCGATAATACTTACAAAAATCTGCCATCTTGTTGCTTATATGACAGGGAAATTCCTTTTGGTGAAGCCAATCCGAAAGTACATTTTGAAGAAAATGAAATAGGTAAAGGTGATGAACATTCAGTACATTCTAATCATGAAGCATCAAATAATGATCCCCAAACTAATGACGAAAAATCAATTGCAGGGGTTACATTGACGGGCACAAAAGGCTCAACTGTTTTAAGTAAAAAAGAAGCGGGTCTGGTTTTTAATATTGATAAAAAAGAACTATTAAAAGCAGCATGCTGTAATTTATCCGAAAGCTTTGAAACCAATGCGACGGTTGACGTTTCTTTCAGCAATGCGGTTACTGGTACGAAACAGTTGAAAATGTTAGGCTTAGATCAAAAATATACGAGCTTAACCAAAGAATTGCTACCTGAAATCAGAGGGCTTGCCTCAGCTTACGGATTGAATTTCATTCCCGGAAGATGGATCGAAAGCATTCAGCTGACAAAAGGAGGAAGTACGGTTACCAATGGCTACGAGAGCATTACCGGACAAATCAATACAGAATTATTAAAACATGCCGATACTCCAGAAACTTCATTGAATTTATTTTCTGATTTTAACGGAAGAGCCGAAGCCAACTTCACAAATGTTGCCCCGATCAACGAGCATTGGTCGCAGACATTTTTACTTCACGGAAACGGAACTTTCGGAGATACGGACATGAATGACGACGGCTTTCTTGACAGACCGAAAGGAACACAGCTAAATGCAGCTTATTTATTAAATTACAATGACTTAGATCATTCTGGATTAGGTTCACATTTTGGAATTAATTTTATTAAAGATGAAAGAACTTCGGGGCAGATCGGTTTTGATAAAAAAATTCCTCAGGATAAACAATCGCTTTACGGCGTTGGGATTGATATCTCAAGATTTCAGGTCTGGAACAAAACAGGCTATGTTTTCAAAGGGAAACCTTACCAAAGTTTAGGCTGGATGAATCAGTATACTTATCATCAGCAGGACAGTTTTTTTGGGTTGAGAAATTACTCAGGGAAACAGCATACCTATTATTCAAACTTAATTTTTGAAAGTATTTTAGGAAATACCAATCATAAATATAAGGCCGGGGCAAGTTTTATGTATGACGGTTATGAAGAAACCTATTTAACGAATAATTTTAAGCGAAATGAAATTGTTCCAGGAGCTTTTGCAGAATATACTTTAACAGGATTAAAATATACTTTGGTAGCGGGCGCAAGAGTTGATTTTCACAATCTGGCGGGAACTCAGTTTACACCTAGAATGAATTTTAAATATGACATCACTCCACAAACTATTCTAAGACTTTCCGCCGGAAGAGGTTTTAGAACGGCCAATGTCTTTGCGGAAAGTCAGCAATATTTTGCCTCAAACCGTTCAATTCAGATTTTACAGAACGGCGGAAATATTTATGGCTTAAAACCAGAAATTGCATGGAATTACGGAGCGAGTTTACAGCAGGAATTCAAGCTTTTCGGAAGAAAATCCACGATTGTTGCTGATTTTTTCAGAACAGATTTCCAGGATCAGGTGTTGGTTGATTTAGACAAATCACCTCAGCAATTGACTTTCTATAATCTGGAAGGAAAATCTTTCGCCAATTCTTTCCAAACGCAGTTGGATTTTACACCTTTCAAGAATTTTGATGTAAGATTGGCTTATAAATATTATGATGTTCAGGCTGATTATCTGGATGGAAGACGGGAAGTTCCGTTCATGGCGAAGAACAGAGGTTTTGTGAATTTGGCCTATTCAACCAATAAAAGTGAAAAAGGAGCATTCTGGAGTTTTGACACCACTTTAAACTGGGTCGGGAAACAACGACTTCCGAACACCTCAACAAACCCCGCAGAATTTCAATTACCGATGTATTCAGAATCCTACGCGGTTTTGAATGCACAGATTTCAAGGAATTTCAATAAGAAAATCAGAGCATATCTGGGTGGTGAGAATCTCACTTCTTACTATCAGAAAAATGCTATTGTTGATTTTAAAAATCCTTTTGGAAATTATTTTGATGGCGGAATGGTATATGCTCCGATCATGAAGGCAAATCTTTATGTTGGATTGGATGTGACATTCTAG
- a CDS encoding helix-turn-helix domain-containing protein translates to MSLPLIFEDNYKKLGLEVFSDKNLEIINGNKFRYDIKVFFIPAGYELSVDFNHFKTTKPSLFFITNQHLKVEKGEEEAMLLYYNRDFYCIQIHDKEVACDGLLFHNVFEIPFVELNEEETGIIKNLFQHIKDELESRDSSAEEMIRTYVKQIIIRATRKWKKQNLNNDNIKIPSSELDIFRDFSRHLEIHFREKHNVADYADLLHIAPKTLTHKFKNLNLDSPNQFIINRILLEAKRLLFYTDKAVKEIAYDLGYEDPAYFNRLFTNKIGSTPANFKKNYTSGKKYKI, encoded by the coding sequence ATGTCGCTACCGCTTATTTTTGAAGATAACTACAAGAAACTTGGTCTTGAAGTTTTTTCTGATAAAAACCTTGAAATAATTAATGGAAATAAGTTCCGTTACGATATCAAAGTTTTTTTTATTCCTGCCGGTTACGAACTTTCGGTAGATTTCAATCATTTTAAAACGACAAAACCAAGCCTGTTTTTCATAACCAATCAACATTTAAAAGTTGAAAAAGGCGAAGAAGAAGCAATGCTTTTATATTATAACCGGGATTTTTACTGTATCCAGATTCACGACAAGGAAGTTGCCTGTGATGGACTGCTTTTTCATAATGTTTTCGAAATTCCTTTTGTAGAGCTTAATGAAGAGGAAACTGGGATCATTAAAAATTTATTTCAACATATAAAAGATGAGCTCGAATCTCGTGATTCCTCCGCCGAAGAAATGATCCGCACTTATGTGAAGCAAATCATCATCCGCGCGACTAGAAAATGGAAAAAACAGAATCTTAATAATGACAACATAAAAATTCCGAGCAGTGAATTGGATATTTTCCGCGATTTCAGCAGGCATCTCGAAATTCATTTCAGGGAAAAGCACAATGTGGCAGATTATGCAGACTTGCTTCATATCGCTCCAAAAACATTAACCCATAAATTCAAAAATTTAAACCTGGATTCTCCAAATCAGTTTATTATCAATAGAATTCTACTGGAAGCCAAACGGTTATTATTTTACACGGATAAAGCAGTCAAAGAAATTGCCTACGATCTTGGATATGAAGATCCGGCTTATTTCAACCGGCTTTTTACCAATAAAATAGGAAGCACTCCGGCAAATTTCAAGAAAAATTACACTTCGGGAAAAAAGTACAAGATTTAA
- a CDS encoding OsmC family protein, with amino-acid sequence MRRNATAVWNGNIKEGNGHITTQSTTLNQTQYSFNSRFADGVGTNPEELLAAAHAGCFTMKLSAELSQAGFTPEELTTKSVITLDPNIGKITKSELTLTAKIPGISEEDFQKYAKIAEEGCPVSAAFNFEITLNATLAN; translated from the coding sequence ATGAGACGTAACGCAACAGCCGTTTGGAACGGTAACATTAAAGAAGGAAACGGACACATCACTACTCAAAGCACAACTTTAAACCAAACTCAATATTCTTTCAACAGCCGTTTTGCTGACGGTGTAGGAACAAACCCTGAAGAATTATTGGCAGCAGCCCACGCAGGATGCTTTACCATGAAATTGAGTGCAGAACTTTCCCAGGCTGGTTTCACACCTGAAGAATTAACGACAAAATCAGTGATTACTTTAGATCCAAACATCGGAAAAATCACAAAATCTGAATTGACTTTAACTGCAAAAATTCCCGGGATTTCGGAAGAAGATTTTCAGAAATATGCTAAAATAGCGGAAGAAGGATGTCCTGTGAGTGCAGCTTTCAATTTTGAGATTACTTTGAATGCTACTTTGGCGAATTAA
- a CDS encoding TetR/AcrR family transcriptional regulator produces the protein MSTKAEKTKQFIIEKTASLFNTKGYTSTSLSDITEATGLTKGSIYGNFQNKDEVAIEVYKYNSGLLGKNMSRSLGEEFPTNIDKLNAFVNFYRKNWKFVFETGGCPLMNAATEADDTFPNLKKQVTESFKSWIKNISEVIVEGQKNGEIHKELNAEEYGSLFIMIVEGGILLSKTTGDEKYLNLALDRILLIIDKELKLLPS, from the coding sequence ATGTCAACAAAAGCAGAAAAGACAAAACAATTCATTATCGAGAAAACGGCTTCTTTGTTTAACACCAAAGGCTACACTTCCACGTCTCTTTCTGACATCACGGAAGCAACGGGATTAACAAAAGGCAGCATTTACGGGAATTTCCAGAACAAAGATGAAGTTGCAATTGAAGTTTACAAATACAACTCAGGGTTGTTGGGAAAAAATATGTCCCGATCATTGGGTGAAGAATTTCCTACAAATATTGATAAATTAAATGCCTTTGTAAACTTCTACCGTAAAAACTGGAAATTTGTCTTTGAAACCGGTGGCTGTCCTTTGATGAACGCCGCAACAGAAGCCGACGACACTTTCCCGAATTTAAAAAAGCAGGTTACAGAATCATTTAAAAGCTGGATAAAAAACATCTCAGAAGTTATTGTTGAGGGACAAAAGAATGGAGAAATTCACAAAGAATTAAATGCTGAAGAATATGGATCGTTATTCATCATGATTGTTGAAGGCGGAATTTTACTTTCAAAAACCACCGGTGACGAAAAATATCTCAACCTCGCTTTAGACAGAATACTATTAATTATTGATAAAGAATTAAAACTCCTTCCATCATAA
- a CDS encoding acetyl-CoA C-acetyltransferase, with translation METKKVAIVGYNRIPFARISTAYSDKGNQDLLIPTLNGLINKYNLKGKLLGEVAGGATIKHISESNLIRETVMNTSLDPATPACDLQQACDTGIEAAIYIGNKIALGQIESGIACGVEAMSNIPFESSPRLRKALLKANKEKSAFGKLKQLLSPKLKDWMPIPYKGQEPKTGLVMGGHTEITAKYYQISREDQDELALKSHQNMAKAYDEGFFDDMITPAFGLDKDNNLRRDTSLEKLASLKPAFDKQTGTLTAGNSTPFTDGASAVLLASEEWAKANNLPILAYITFSEIAGIEYVENKQNLLLAPVFAADRMLKKAGMNLEDFDYYEIHEAFAAQVLATLKIWENDDLAKKFGLEKALGKIDRNKLNVKGGSLAVAHPFAATGGRIIGTLAKLLNEKGTGKGFISICAARGQGITMILEK, from the coding sequence ATGGAAACAAAAAAAGTAGCAATTGTCGGATACAACAGAATTCCGTTTGCCAGAATCAGTACAGCATACTCAGACAAAGGAAACCAGGATTTACTGATTCCCACGTTGAATGGTTTGATCAACAAATACAATCTGAAAGGAAAACTTCTGGGTGAAGTTGCCGGAGGAGCGACGATCAAGCATATTTCCGAGAGCAACCTCATCAGAGAAACCGTTATGAATACTTCTCTCGACCCTGCAACTCCTGCATGTGACCTTCAACAGGCCTGTGATACAGGAATTGAAGCGGCCATCTATATCGGAAATAAAATTGCATTAGGACAAATCGAAAGCGGAATTGCCTGTGGTGTCGAAGCTATGAGCAACATTCCTTTTGAGTCTTCACCAAGATTAAGAAAAGCATTATTAAAAGCCAATAAAGAAAAATCTGCCTTTGGAAAATTGAAACAATTATTAAGTCCGAAGCTTAAAGACTGGATGCCGATTCCTTATAAAGGACAGGAACCAAAAACAGGGTTGGTAATGGGCGGCCACACAGAAATCACTGCAAAATACTATCAGATTTCCCGCGAAGATCAGGACGAACTGGCTTTAAAAAGTCATCAGAATATGGCAAAAGCTTATGATGAAGGCTTCTTTGACGATATGATTACGCCGGCTTTTGGTTTAGATAAAGACAATAATCTTCGCCGTGATACGAGTTTGGAAAAATTAGCTTCATTAAAACCAGCTTTCGATAAACAAACCGGAACATTAACAGCCGGAAATTCAACACCGTTTACCGATGGAGCTTCAGCGGTTTTGCTGGCTAGTGAAGAATGGGCAAAAGCGAACAATCTACCGATTTTAGCATATATCACCTTTTCAGAAATTGCCGGAATTGAATATGTTGAAAATAAACAAAACTTATTGCTCGCTCCTGTCTTTGCAGCCGACAGAATGCTCAAAAAAGCAGGAATGAATCTGGAAGATTTTGATTATTATGAAATTCATGAAGCATTTGCAGCACAGGTTTTAGCAACTTTAAAAATCTGGGAAAATGATGATCTGGCCAAAAAATTCGGGCTTGAAAAAGCGTTAGGAAAAATCGATCGAAATAAATTAAACGTAAAAGGCGGAAGCCTTGCAGTAGCGCATCCATTTGCAGCAACGGGAGGAAGAATTATCGGGACTTTAGCCAAGCTCTTAAACGAAAAAGGAACCGGAAAAGGATTTATTTCCATCTGTGCCGCTCGTGGACAGGGTATAACGATGATTTTAGAAAAATAA
- a CDS encoding PaaI family thioesterase, whose translation MDRLTQLKQFIGKEFDQSPSPFMKWLNPIVVSVEEGSLAFQYKVRPEWLNPVGNLHGGVTAAIVDDIIGATMFSLNENSFITTINNVIDYFSTAKENDNIVAETKIIKRGKQFVNAQCEIWNADKTRLIARGTSNLFKINN comes from the coding sequence ATGGATAGATTAACACAATTAAAACAGTTCATCGGAAAAGAATTCGACCAGTCGCCATCGCCTTTTATGAAGTGGCTCAATCCGATTGTTGTGTCCGTAGAGGAAGGAAGCTTAGCTTTTCAATATAAAGTAAGACCGGAATGGCTGAATCCGGTTGGAAATCTTCATGGTGGAGTTACGGCAGCGATTGTTGACGATATCATTGGGGCCACTATGTTTTCTTTAAACGAAAATTCTTTCATCACAACCATTAATAATGTGATTGATTATTTTTCAACTGCAAAAGAAAATGATAATATTGTAGCCGAAACCAAAATCATTAAAAGAGGAAAACAATTTGTAAACGCGCAATGTGAAATTTGGAATGCAGACAAAACGCGATTAATTGCAAGAGGAACCTCTAATTTATTCAAAATCAATAATTAA
- the fabF gene encoding beta-ketoacyl-ACP synthase II: MKRVVITGLGAVTPLGNNVEEFWQNSINGVSGANKITHFDTEKFKVHFACEVKNFDPKVHLTHNEIKKSDLFSQYAMYSTAEALKDSGLELENMDPFDTGVIWGTGQGGMWTFESEVMNFAHGDGTPRFNPFFVPKFIANMASGMISMKFGLQGINYTTISACATGNTAIMDAFNYIRLGKAKVIVSGGSEAAISPASIGGFSVMKAMSTRNDDFATASRPYDADRDGFVMGEGAGALILEEYEHAKARGAKIYAELVGAAMTADAYHMTAPHPDGIGAIKAMQLALKEAGINAEDIDYINPHATSTPMGDIVELNGINKLFKGSKNLDISATKSMTGHLLGAAGAAEAILSIKAIENGIIPPTINLHNIDENIPRDINIVFGEAKEKDITYALSNAFGFGGHNATVIFKKFS, from the coding sequence ATGAAAAGAGTTGTCATTACAGGTCTTGGAGCAGTAACACCTTTGGGAAATAATGTCGAAGAATTCTGGCAAAATAGTATCAACGGAGTAAGCGGGGCGAATAAAATCACCCATTTCGATACAGAAAAATTTAAAGTACATTTCGCCTGTGAGGTTAAAAATTTTGATCCAAAGGTTCATTTAACTCATAATGAAATCAAAAAAAGCGATTTGTTTTCACAATATGCGATGTATTCAACTGCGGAAGCATTGAAAGATTCCGGCCTTGAACTGGAAAACATGGATCCGTTCGATACCGGAGTAATCTGGGGAACCGGCCAAGGCGGAATGTGGACTTTTGAAAGCGAAGTAATGAATTTCGCACACGGTGACGGAACACCAAGATTCAATCCTTTTTTTGTTCCTAAATTTATTGCAAACATGGCTTCGGGAATGATTTCCATGAAGTTTGGCCTTCAGGGAATTAATTATACCACAATTTCTGCCTGTGCCACAGGAAATACTGCCATAATGGATGCTTTCAACTACATTCGATTAGGAAAAGCGAAAGTAATTGTGAGCGGCGGTTCTGAAGCAGCGATTTCACCGGCTTCCATCGGAGGTTTTTCAGTTATGAAAGCAATGTCTACGAGAAATGATGATTTTGCAACAGCCAGTCGTCCTTACGATGCAGACAGAGACGGTTTTGTGATGGGAGAAGGCGCGGGAGCATTGATCTTGGAAGAGTATGAGCATGCCAAAGCAAGAGGTGCAAAAATCTACGCAGAATTAGTGGGAGCCGCCATGACAGCCGATGCGTATCACATGACGGCACCTCATCCGGACGGGATTGGAGCAATTAAAGCGATGCAATTGGCATTAAAGGAAGCTGGAATAAATGCGGAAGATATTGATTATATTAATCCTCACGCAACCTCAACTCCAATGGGAGATATTGTCGAATTGAACGGCATTAATAAATTATTCAAAGGAAGTAAGAACCTCGACATCAGTGCTACAAAATCGATGACAGGTCATTTATTGGGAGCAGCCGGAGCAGCGGAAGCTATTCTTTCCATTAAGGCGATCGAAAACGGGATTATTCCACCAACGATTAATCTTCATAACATTGATGAAAATATCCCGAGAGATATTAATATTGTATTTGGGGAGGCTAAGGAAAAGGACATTACCTATGCTTTAAGCAATGCTTTTGGGTTTGGAGGACATAATGCAACGGTGATTTTTAAGAAATTTTCTTAA
- a CDS encoding murein L,D-transpeptidase catalytic domain family protein yields MKGFYSLLTIVYMVTTSFYLSPKKAIVKNDISTKKIERLADTKSEKTTNSASSSEELYKSIAFEPGHELNDDVFFKALTGFENLKKAGLLDQDSHLLTVCDFSMSSNTKRLWVIDMNERKVLFNSLVAHGKNTGEEFATNFSNTESSLQSSLGFYITDATYDGENGYSLRLLGMDKGFNDAAYRRAIVMHGADYVSEDFAAMHKRIGRSWGCPAVPRDLTQPIINTIKGRNLLFIYYPDQNYLSRSEWLKS; encoded by the coding sequence ATGAAAGGATTTTATAGCTTATTAACTATTGTTTACATGGTAACTACTTCATTCTATTTGTCTCCAAAAAAGGCAATTGTAAAGAATGATATCAGTACAAAAAAAATTGAAAGATTAGCCGACACGAAATCTGAGAAGACCACAAATTCTGCGTCTTCATCAGAAGAATTATACAAATCTATTGCATTTGAACCAGGACATGAGCTCAACGATGATGTTTTCTTCAAAGCTTTAACAGGTTTTGAAAATCTAAAGAAAGCAGGTTTACTTGATCAGGATTCGCATTTACTTACGGTATGCGATTTTTCTATGTCTTCAAATACGAAAAGACTTTGGGTAATTGATATGAATGAGAGAAAAGTATTATTCAATTCATTGGTAGCACACGGAAAAAATACAGGTGAAGAATTTGCGACGAATTTTTCTAATACGGAAAGTTCGCTGCAGAGCAGCCTTGGATTTTATATCACGGATGCAACTTATGATGGTGAGAATGGATACTCTCTAAGATTATTGGGAATGGACAAAGGCTTTAATGATGCGGCTTACAGAAGAGCAATCGTAATGCACGGTGCAGATTATGTAAGTGAAGATTTTGCAGCAATGCATAAAAGAATTGGGAGAAGCTGGGGTTGTCCGGCTGTTCCGAGAGATCTTACACAGCCGATTATTAATACCATTAAAGGAAGAAATCTTCTCTTCATTTATTATCCGGACCAGAACTACCTTTCCCGATCGGAATGGTTGAAATCATAA